Proteins encoded in a region of the Suricata suricatta isolate VVHF042 chromosome 10, meerkat_22Aug2017_6uvM2_HiC, whole genome shotgun sequence genome:
- the LOC115305188 gene encoding LOW QUALITY PROTEIN: olfactory receptor 10C1-like (The sequence of the model RefSeq protein was modified relative to this genomic sequence to represent the inferred CDS: substituted 1 base at 1 genomic stop codon): MSGNQSLCTKFTFVAFSSLAELQPVLFVVFLLIYLFTVGGNLIIISLILVTSYLHTPMYFFLVNLSFLEMCYITSVMPQMLVHLLMETKTISVGGCAAQMYIFAILGLTECCLLAAMAYDRFVAICYPLHYTLLMSPSMCLKLAAASXTTGVVVESAQITRIFSLPFCGTGKIQHVFCDIMPVMKLACVDTSHNEVVIFVLSMIFIMTPCLLILCSYLRILVTILSIPSAAGRRKAFSTCSSHILVVSLFYGTALFTYIQPKSAHTPETDKATALMYTVVTPALNPVIYTLRNKEVKEAFQRVTQRNPLRQIT, from the coding sequence ATGAGTGGAAATCAGTCCCTCTGCACCAAATTCACATTTGTGGCTTTTTCTTCTCTAGCAGAGTTACAGCCTGTGCTCTTCGTTGTGTTCTTACTCATTTACTTGTTTACTGTGGGAGGAAACCTCATCATCATCTCCCTGATCTTGGTCACCTCTTACCTGCACacccccatgtatttcttcctggttAACCTCTCCTTTCTGGAGATGTGCTACATCACCAGCGTGATGCCTCAGATGCTGGTGCATCTGCTGATGGAGACCAAGACCATAAGTGTGGGTGGTTGTGCAGCTCAGATGTACATATTCGCCATCTTGGGACTGACCGAATGCTGCCTGCTAGCAGCCATGGCTTATGACCGCTTTGTAGCTATTTGTTACCCGCTGCATTATACTCTCCTGATGAGCCCTAGCATGTGTTTGAAGTTGGCTGCAGCGTCGTAGACCACCGGGGTGGTGGTGGAGTCAGCCCAGATCACCCGCATCTTCAGTCTTCCCTTCTGTGGAACAGGAAAGATTCAGCACGTTTTCTGTGACATCATGCCCGTAATGAAACTGGCTTGTGTTGATACCTCTCACAACGAGGTTGTGATATTTGTTCTCTCCATGATTTTCATCATGACTCcctgtttgctcatcttgtgctCCTACCTGCGAATTCTTGTAACCATCTTGAGCATCCCTTCAGCAGCTGGCAGGCGCAAGGCTTTCTCCACCTGCTCATCTCATATCCTGGTTGTTTCTCTGTTCTATGGCACTGCCTTGTTCACTTATATCCAACCAAAGAGTGCACACACTCCAGAAACAGACAAAGCCACTGCACTCATGTACACAGTGGTTACTCCTGCTCTGAATCCTGTTATCTATACCTTGAGGAACAAGGAAGTCAAGGAAGCCTTTCAAAGGGTAACACAGAGGAATCCTCTTAGACAAATAACCTAA
- the LOC115304578 gene encoding olfactory receptor 6C74-like yields the protein MKNHTTVTVFILAGLTQDPKVKIVLFIFLLLTYLLSISGNLIIITLTLLDSHLKTPMYFFLRNFSFLEISYTTVCIPKLLVSMATGDKTITYNCCAAQLFFAFLLGASEFYLLAVMSYDRYVAICKPLHYTTIMSSKICILLVLSSWIAGFLIIFPGLILGLSLDFCDSNIIDHFYCDTAPLLQISCTDTHGLEMMSFILALVTLLVTLSLVIVSYTYIARTILKIPSAIQRKKAFSTCSSHMIVISLSYGSCIFMYIKPSAKQRISLTKAVAVLNTSVAPLLNPFIYTLRNQQVKQAFKNLLQRTLSLSK from the coding sequence ATGAAAAACCATACTACCGTGACAGTATTTATCTTAGCGGGATTAACCCAGGACCCAAAAGTGAAGATTGTACTGTTCATCTTCCTGCTTCTCACCTACTTGCTAAGCATCTCAGGCAACTTAATTATCATTACCCTCACTTTGCTGGATTCTCATCTCAAGACCcctatgtatttctttcttcGAAATTTTTCCTTCTTAGAAATTTCTTATACCACTGTCTGTATCCCCAAATTGCTTGTAAGCATGGCAACTGGAGACAAAACCATTACCTATAACTGTTGTGCAGCTCAGTTATTTTTTGCCTTCCTTCTTGGGGCATCTGAATTTTATCTCCTGGCTGTCATGTCTTATGATCGATACGTCGCCATCTGTAAGCCCCTGCATTATACAACCATCATGAGCAGCAAAATCTGTATTCTGCTGGTCCTCAGCTCTTGGATCGCTGGTTTCCTCATCATTTTTCCAGGACTCATTTTAGGCTTAAGCCTTGACTTCTGTGACTCCAATATCATTGATCATTTCTACTGCGACACTGCTCCCCTCCTGCAGATCTCCTGCACGGATACACATGGGCTGGAAATGATGAGTTTCATCTTAGCTTTGGTGACTCTGCTGGTCACCTTGTCATTAGTGATTGTGTCATACACCTATATTGCCCggacaattttaaaaatcccttctgCCATCCAGAGAAAAAAGGCTTTCTCCACGTGTTCTTCTCACATGATTGTCATCTCCCTCTCCTATGGCAGCTGCATCTTCATGTACATAAAACCCTCCGCCAAACAGAGGATATCCTTAACGAAGGCAGTGGCAGTTCTCAATACCTCGGTCGCACCACTTCTGAATCCCTTTATTTACACTCTAAGGAACCAGCAGGTGAAGCAAGCGTTTAAGAACTTGCTACAAAGAACTCTGTCTTTATCCAAGTAG